From Vitis vinifera cultivar Pinot Noir 40024 chromosome 3, ASM3070453v1, the proteins below share one genomic window:
- the LOC100258264 gene encoding zinc finger protein ZAT10 has protein sequence MALEALNSPTTMSPTFKFEEAELHSLEPWTKRKRSRRPRFENPSTEEEYLALCLIMLARGGATTREESPMPLRAVPPPPPLNLSYKCNVCNKAFSSYQALGGHKASHRKSSTDDASTSANTTTTAGSSALNPSGKTHECSICHRTFPTGQALGGHKRCHYDGGSSGVTSSEGAVSSHSHRDFDLNLPALPDFWPRFRVDGGRKSQTGVEQEVESPLPAKKPRFLFPVGDMNSSHE, from the coding sequence ATGGCTTTGGAAGCGCTGAATTCTCCGACGACGATGTCTCCTACTTTCAAATTTGAGGAGGCGGAGTTGCACTCTCTTGAGCCATGGACGAAGAGGAAGCGATCGAGACGACCCCGTTTTGAGAACCCCTCTACTGAGGAAGAGTACTTGGCTCTGTGTCTCATCATGTTGGCCCGTGGGGGCGCCACCACCCGGGAAGAGTCACCGATGCCGCTGCGGGCAGTGCCTCCTCCTCCCCCGTTGAATCTCTCTTACAAGTGTAACGTCTGCAACAAGGCCTTCTCTTCGTACCAAGCTCTCGGAGGCCACAAGGCCAGCCACCGGAAGTCCTCCACCGACGACGCGTCCACCTCCGCCAACACCACCACTACGGCGGGGAGTTCCGCGCTGAATCCTAGCGGGAAGACCCACGAGTGCTCCATCTGCCACCGCACGTTCCCCACCGGGCAGGCCTTGGGCGGCCACAAGCGTTGTCACTACGATGGTGGCAGCAGCGGCGTCACGTCTTCAGAAGGCGCTGTTTCTAGTCACAGCCACCGGGACTTTGACCTGAACTTGCCGGCCTTGCCGGATTTCTGGCCGAGGTTTCGCGTTGACGGAGGGCGGAAAAGTCAAACTGGGGTTGAGCAAGAGGTGGAGAGTCCACTGCCGGCGAAGAAGCCACGGTTCTTGTTTCCGGTCGGCGATATGAATTCTTCACATGAGTGA
- the LOC100253136 gene encoding ATP-dependent Clp protease proteolytic subunit-related protein 1, chloroplastic: MATSLLSPLSSPISPSTVDAHDVGSAGGAVKSSFLHCTKLFSAPKLGRSAVRRGFRSPSAKASFDHIPKQFREGNLQDGLMENYKNVPQYFYGLSPSQMDMFMTEDNPISRQSERVTEESISSARNYMDNGGMWSLSGVNDRGPSKYSMSVSMYRGGRGSGRPRTAPPDLPSLLLDARICYLGMPIVPAVAELLVAQFMWLDFDNPSKPIYLYINSTGTQNEKMETVGSETEAYAIADSMAYCKSDVYTVNCGTAYGQAAMLLSVGAKGYRGLQPNASTKLYLPKVNRSSGATIDMWIKAKELDANSEYYIELLAKGTGKTKEEIKKDVERPKYLQAQEAIDYGLADKIISSMDPAYEKRNYDEMLAQAKSMRRAAGAGPQAAPSGFR; this comes from the exons ATGGCCACCTCTCTACTCTCACCTCTCTCTTCTCCTATCTCGCCCTCGACCGTGGACGCTCACGACGTTGGTTCCGCCGGTGGTGCCGTCAAATCCTCTTTCCTTCACTGCACAAAGCTCTTCTCTGCTCCCAAACTCGGAAGAAGCGCAGTTCGGAGAGGGTTCAGGTCTCCATCTGCAAAGGCCTCGTTTGACCACATACCTAAACAGTTCAGAGAGGGAAATCTCCAAGACGGAT TGATGGAAAACTATAAAAATGTTCCCCAGTATTTTTATGGCCTTTCACCTTCACAAATGGACATGTTCATGACAGAAGATAATCCCATTAGCCGGCAGTCAGAAAGAGTTACAGAG GAAAGCATCTCATCTGCTCGGAATTATATGGATAATGGAGGGATGTGGAGTCTATCAGGAGTGAATGACAGGGGTCCTTCAAAATATAGTATGAGTGTAAGCATGTATCGTGGAGGCAGAGGATCTGGAAGACCCAGAACTGCTCCTCCTGATTTGCCATCTTTGCTCTTAGATGCTCGGATTTGCTATCTGGGCATGCCA ATCGTACCTGCAGTAGCTGAGCTTCTTGTTGCTCAGTTTATGTGGTTGGATTTTGACAACCCCTCAAAGCCTATATATCTCTACATAAATTCAACTGGAACACAG AATGAGAAGATGGAGACTGTTGGATCTGAAACTGAGGCATATGCTATTGCTGATTCCATGGCG TACTGCAAGTCGGACGTCTATACAGTGAACTGTGGCACGGCATATGGTCAAGCAGCAATGCTTCTATCAGTTGGAGCCAAGGGTTACCGTGGTCTACAGCCAAATGCCTCCA CGAAATTATATCTACCTAAAGTAAACCGATCAAGTGGGGCTACCATAGATATGTGGATTAAG GCCAAAGAACTAGATGCAAACTCGGAGTATTACATTGAGCTATTAGCTAAAGGAACTGGGAAgacaaaggaagaaataaaaaaagatgtCGAACGCCCAAAATATTTGCAAGCACAAGAAGCCATTGACTATGGCCTTGCAGACAAGATAATTAGCTCAATGGATCCAGCATATGAGAAACGG AATTATGATGAGATGCTTGCCCAAGCAAAATCCATGAGGAGAGCAGCAGGAGCTGGCCCACAAGCAGCTCCCTCTGGATTTAGGTAA